One stretch of Deltaproteobacteria bacterium DNA includes these proteins:
- a CDS encoding FHA domain-containing protein, with amino-acid sequence MGYVVNTPVFLHANRGLTDLLSPHTASHEDGEEKELFMAYLFIRLLPLMNELNPGRHVVHGNGRFALFAQKGVNALAAMGGIKAAERDLYDRTTPLLDDVVSGLTELAMIHYGNKHGMEKILPLQKVQQFNDYLARQTLQNLVAIRKLAADDSNTGPSDPDATTPTAPALDFIGMSRQIAQDLYGILGDTWPQHPLAVGIGKMPRAKTDIPKGIMLSQGNDESGASKQPTATKTYKPSREEVAPFFKGSVKVDELIKEGPLYVLKQLIHKAIYESGLSRWEGYKAVEPTVIRLIAYIRVYYPKELENLKIHLKGWKNPNLSEGGYLWPSARALQKGFRRGLLGLGGNEKEAKDFFANTPVDVENFFKNGPLAELQRLLGSAFEETSQLSPKAYRKIEPGTLRLMEYIRQINPRLMKVVENLMVKYGIFYEGFIDMPHQTELDHNTLGWEFEVGEDHMDIPQFQVWWPKRGWIKTEGDISPFTKIFLGTGVPAQLQPSEGIIQLNPFDKSDYRVKIEIVEGHVYLEDLGFSGGVFINEERIPLLIPIILGEGDRIAIGGPHIYNLRMTHPGHTNDESGFGTWTAGRIDRLALYLPGEKILPQIPTLNSMPNWALRRVLVLLGSRNGQYNDFAHALQAIRELPGGGPLATAMQGAYEGRDHASVGPSEIRSSILRPAKPEDEFEDLPTWLGIRRFVWHHAHHY; translated from the coding sequence CCCTTTTCGCGCAAAAAGGGGTAAATGCCTTGGCAGCCATGGGTGGAATTAAGGCTGCTGAACGAGATTTATACGATCGAACAACCCCCCTTCTCGATGACGTAGTAAGTGGTCTCACCGAACTAGCTATGATTCATTACGGCAATAAACATGGGATGGAGAAAATATTGCCTCTCCAAAAGGTGCAACAATTCAACGACTATTTAGCAAGGCAGACACTTCAAAACCTCGTAGCCATTCGAAAATTAGCCGCAGATGATTCTAACACAGGCCCTTCAGACCCTGATGCAACAACACCCACAGCCCCTGCCCTTGATTTCATCGGGATGAGCCGACAAATTGCACAGGATCTCTACGGCATCTTGGGCGATACCTGGCCTCAACACCCATTGGCGGTGGGTATCGGTAAAATGCCCAGGGCAAAAACCGATATCCCAAAAGGAATTATGTTAAGCCAGGGCAATGATGAGAGTGGTGCTTCTAAACAACCTACAGCCACCAAGACCTACAAACCTAGCCGAGAAGAGGTGGCTCCATTTTTTAAGGGAAGTGTGAAAGTTGACGAGCTGATCAAAGAAGGTCCTCTGTATGTTTTGAAACAGTTGATCCACAAAGCCATCTATGAGAGCGGCCTCTCAAGATGGGAGGGATATAAAGCCGTTGAACCCACGGTGATTCGCCTTATTGCCTATATACGAGTGTACTACCCCAAGGAGTTAGAAAATTTAAAAATACATTTGAAGGGCTGGAAAAACCCAAACCTTTCCGAAGGGGGTTACCTTTGGCCCAGTGCAAGGGCTTTGCAAAAAGGCTTTAGAAGGGGCTTGCTTGGCCTAGGAGGCAACGAAAAAGAGGCAAAGGACTTTTTTGCCAACACACCTGTAGACGTAGAAAATTTCTTCAAAAATGGCCCTCTGGCCGAATTGCAGCGATTGCTTGGAAGTGCATTCGAGGAAACGAGCCAACTCTCTCCCAAGGCCTACCGAAAAATCGAACCTGGCACCTTGAGGTTGATGGAATATATTCGTCAAATCAACCCACGTCTGATGAAAGTCGTCGAGAACTTGATGGTGAAGTATGGAATCTTTTACGAAGGTTTTATTGACATGCCTCATCAGACTGAACTGGATCATAATACCTTGGGCTGGGAATTTGAGGTAGGCGAAGATCATATGGACATCCCTCAATTTCAAGTGTGGTGGCCTAAAAGAGGATGGATCAAAACTGAGGGAGACATTTCACCTTTTACAAAAATTTTCCTGGGTACAGGTGTCCCAGCACAACTTCAACCTAGCGAAGGTATCATTCAACTCAATCCCTTTGATAAGAGTGATTACCGAGTTAAAATTGAAATCGTAGAGGGTCACGTGTATCTTGAAGACCTTGGGTTCTCAGGAGGGGTTTTCATTAATGAAGAGCGTATCCCTCTGCTAATCCCCATCATTCTCGGAGAAGGTGACAGAATCGCAATAGGAGGGCCCCATATCTATAATCTGCGCATGACCCATCCGGGACATACAAACGACGAAAGTGGCTTTGGCACATGGACGGCCGGCCGAATTGACAGGCTTGCTCTCTATCTTCCTGGTGAAAAAATCCTGCCCCAAATACCTACATTAAATAGCATGCCCAACTGGGCCCTGCGCCGGGTATTGGTTTTATTGGGTTCACGAAACGGCCAATACAATGACTTTGCCCATGCCCTACAAGCGATACGCGAGTTGCCAGGAGGAGGCCCTCTTGCCACAGCTATGCAAGGTGCGTATGAGGGTCGTGATCATGCCAGTGTGGGTCCTTCGGAAATAAGGTCAAGTATTCTACGCCCTGCTAAACCAGAAGACGAGTTCGAGGACTTGCCAACATGGTTAGGCATCCGCCGTTTTGTTTGGCATCATGCCCATCATTATTGA
- the eno gene encoding phosphopyruvate hydratase, with amino-acid sequence MSTVISNIIAREILDSRGNPTVETDAWLSDGSMGRAAVPSGASTGEFEAIELRDGGERYLGKGVKKAVSNVETILQPALVGRDPFAQKEVDQIMLALDGTPNKSKLGANALLSVSLAVAKAAGVAEKMPLYQYLQKLTGTAQLLLPTPMMNIVNGGQHADNNLDFQEFMIIPTAGKTFADALRMGVEVFHHLKNILHQKKLSTSVGDEGGFAPNLTSNVAAVEIILSAIEKAGLKPGKDIALGLDVASSEFYKNGKYNLAGEGKSNLSSDDLIRIYEDWCRQYPIISIEDGLDQNDWEGWLHLTESLGNKIQLVGDDIFVTNPTRFKKGIASKVANAILVKLNQIGTLSETLEVIQLAQQNHYATVISHRSGETEDATIADLAVGVGAGQIKTGSLSRADRTAKYNQLLRIEQQLGDRAVYAQAKKIAPL; translated from the coding sequence ATGTCGACTGTCATCTCCAACATTATTGCACGGGAAATTCTGGACTCACGGGGTAATCCCACGGTTGAAACCGATGCCTGGTTATCCGATGGCAGCATGGGTAGGGCCGCTGTGCCCAGCGGTGCCTCGACCGGAGAATTTGAAGCCATTGAATTGCGCGACGGGGGTGAGCGTTATTTAGGCAAGGGGGTTAAAAAAGCCGTTTCTAATGTTGAAACTATTTTGCAACCCGCGCTGGTGGGCAGAGATCCTTTTGCCCAAAAAGAAGTCGATCAAATCATGCTGGCCCTTGATGGTACCCCTAATAAATCAAAGTTAGGTGCCAATGCCTTATTATCGGTTTCATTAGCTGTGGCTAAGGCCGCTGGTGTTGCAGAAAAAATGCCCCTCTATCAATATTTGCAAAAATTAACGGGCACAGCGCAGCTTTTACTACCTACACCCATGATGAATATCGTCAATGGCGGCCAGCACGCCGACAATAATCTTGATTTTCAAGAATTCATGATTATCCCTACTGCCGGAAAAACCTTTGCCGATGCTTTGAGGATGGGGGTCGAGGTTTTTCATCATTTAAAAAATATTTTGCATCAGAAAAAACTATCCACCAGCGTGGGTGACGAAGGTGGCTTTGCACCTAACCTAACTTCAAATGTAGCTGCCGTTGAAATTATTTTAAGTGCCATTGAAAAGGCTGGCTTAAAACCGGGGAAAGATATTGCCTTAGGGCTAGATGTCGCGAGTAGCGAATTTTACAAAAATGGAAAATATAATCTTGCAGGTGAAGGCAAATCAAACTTAAGCAGCGATGATTTAATTCGCATTTATGAAGACTGGTGCCGGCAATATCCTATTATTTCGATTGAAGATGGTCTGGATCAAAATGATTGGGAAGGTTGGTTGCATTTAACCGAAAGCCTAGGCAACAAAATTCAGCTCGTGGGTGATGACATTTTTGTCACCAACCCAACCCGGTTCAAAAAAGGCATCGCTTCAAAAGTGGCCAATGCTATTTTAGTGAAACTCAATCAAATTGGTACTCTCAGCGAAACTTTAGAGGTGATTCAATTAGCTCAACAAAACCATTATGCCACGGTTATTTCACATCGTTCCGGCGAGACCGAAGATGCTACCATTGCTGACCTTGCGGTAGGGGTAGGGGCAGGGCAGATCAAAACCGGCTCCTTAAGCCGCGCTGATCGAACCGCAAAATATAATCAATTATTACGCATTGAACAACAGTTAGGTGATCGTGCGGTATATGCCCAGGCCAAAAAAATTGCGCCTTTATGA
- the ysxC gene encoding ribosome biogenesis GTP-binding protein YsxC — MPFIPKAKITQILTAFLLEQLPKPPPPLKHVLLAGRSNVGKSSLINALFQQKKLAKVSKTPGKTVSINYYFTDQQTVLIDLPGYGYAQRSKKEVGQWQYFLEGFLRQVPPDSELLLLVDSRRGIQKEDLEALEYFQFFGIKVTILLTKADKLNNQARSKLQSTTKVAALLFSIHMPELIQEVYDTIFTPH, encoded by the coding sequence ATGCCCTTTATTCCTAAAGCTAAAATTACCCAAATTCTTACGGCGTTTCTTCTAGAGCAATTGCCCAAACCGCCGCCACCCTTGAAACATGTATTGTTGGCGGGGAGGTCTAATGTTGGAAAGTCGAGTTTGATCAATGCGTTGTTTCAGCAGAAGAAATTGGCCAAGGTGTCCAAGACCCCTGGCAAAACGGTATCGATCAATTATTATTTTACCGATCAGCAAACGGTTTTGATTGATCTTCCTGGCTATGGCTATGCCCAACGCAGCAAAAAAGAAGTGGGGCAGTGGCAATACTTTTTAGAAGGTTTTTTGCGTCAAGTACCCCCTGATTCTGAATTGTTGCTGTTAGTCGATAGCCGGCGAGGTATCCAAAAAGAAGACCTGGAGGCCTTAGAGTACTTTCAATTTTTTGGAATTAAAGTTACCATCCTCTTGACCAAGGCTGATAAATTGAATAACCAAGCACGCAGTAAACTTCAATCAACGACTAAAGTCGCTGCGTTGTTGTTTTCGATCCATATGCCAGAGTTGATTCAGGAGGTCTATGACACTATCTTTACGCCCCATTAA
- the rimI gene encoding ribosomal protein S18-alanine N-acetyltransferase, whose translation MTLSLRPIKKEDIPAILEIEKQSFPEPYSEAVFQDELKITCSNLWVAEINSQLAGYIDFWIIHDEVELISIAVHPNFRRQHIAETLMNQMIQMAQTKNIHIIYLDVRESNLAAKSLYERFGFKQVGVRKRYYKNNHENALIMVKEL comes from the coding sequence ATGACACTATCTTTACGCCCCATTAAAAAAGAAGACATCCCGGCCATTTTAGAAATTGAGAAACAAAGTTTTCCAGAACCTTACTCCGAGGCTGTTTTTCAAGATGAATTAAAAATTACCTGTTCTAATCTTTGGGTAGCTGAAATCAACTCACAGTTAGCTGGTTATATCGATTTTTGGATTATCCACGACGAGGTCGAACTGATTAGCATTGCCGTTCACCCCAACTTTCGTCGCCAACATATCGCCGAAACTTTAATGAACCAAATGATTCAAATGGCCCAAACCAAAAATATTCATATTATTTATTTAGATGTGCGAGAGAGTAATTTGGCTGCTAAAAGTTTATATGAGCGTTTTGGCTTTAAGCAAGTAGGGGTAAGAAAGCGTTATTATAAAAACAACCATGAAAATGCACTAATCATGGTAAAGGAGTTGTAA
- a CDS encoding quinone-dependent dihydroorotate dehydrogenase: MYRLIKPLLFSLNPETAHHQALLWGKFVGKTFLAKPFTWCFNYEHASLKQSLWGQTFANPVGLAAGFDKNADLLDFLPSLGFGFLEIGSVTAKPSAGNPLPRVFRLPQDRALINRLGLPNIGAQRVAEKLIKHPSAVPLGINIAKTPDPRCLGSLGVKDFAESFAKLGPLADYVVLNISCPNTNDGKTFEETEYLEELLNKISDEAKSQKIKKPILLKLSPDLTFQKLESLFAVSEKYNIGGFVVANTTQERTHLKTSSNLLRKIGAGGLSGAPLHSISVKMIQFVKRNLPKKIIIGVGGIFSSLEAYEKIKAGASLVQIYTGLIYQGPGLVKSINQGLVKLLKQEGYGSITEAIGSTHR; encoded by the coding sequence ATGTACCGCTTGATCAAACCTCTCTTATTTTCTCTCAACCCTGAAACCGCTCATCATCAAGCGCTGCTGTGGGGGAAATTTGTTGGTAAAACTTTTTTAGCAAAACCTTTCACATGGTGCTTTAACTACGAACATGCCAGTTTAAAACAAAGCCTATGGGGCCAAACCTTTGCCAACCCAGTGGGTTTAGCCGCAGGGTTTGATAAAAATGCAGACCTCCTTGATTTTTTACCAAGCCTTGGTTTTGGGTTTTTAGAGATTGGTTCGGTCACGGCTAAGCCCTCCGCAGGAAATCCTTTACCAAGAGTATTTCGACTGCCTCAAGATCGTGCCCTCATCAATCGGTTGGGCCTACCCAATATAGGGGCTCAAAGAGTGGCTGAAAAATTAATCAAACACCCAAGCGCTGTTCCACTGGGGATCAATATCGCCAAAACTCCTGATCCTCGGTGTTTAGGCAGCCTCGGGGTGAAAGACTTTGCTGAAAGTTTTGCTAAACTTGGCCCCCTGGCCGATTATGTTGTGCTTAATATCAGTTGCCCGAACACCAATGATGGCAAAACCTTTGAAGAAACAGAATATTTAGAAGAGCTGCTAAACAAAATTAGCGATGAAGCCAAAAGTCAAAAAATTAAAAAACCTATTTTGCTAAAATTATCACCGGACCTTACTTTCCAAAAATTAGAATCGCTCTTTGCAGTCAGTGAAAAATATAATATCGGTGGTTTTGTGGTGGCCAACACCACCCAAGAACGCACTCATTTAAAAACAAGTTCGAATTTACTTAGAAAGATAGGTGCAGGGGGCTTAAGCGGTGCACCCCTACATTCTATCTCCGTTAAAATGATTCAATTTGTTAAACGAAACTTGCCTAAAAAAATAATTATCGGAGTAGGGGGGATTTTTTCTAGCCTTGAGGCCTATGAAAAAATCAAAGCCGGGGCCTCGTTGGTGCAAATCTACACTGGGCTTATTTACCAAGGCCCTGGGCTTGTTAAGTCGATTAATCAAGGTTTAGTTAAACTTCTCAAACAAGAGGGTTATGGATCCATCACCGAAGCCATCGGTTCAACTCATCGTTGA
- a CDS encoding RluA family pseudouridine synthase, with the protein MDPSPKPSVQLIVDASGEGKRADQFISERFRITRSKIKRGIEAHTILLNDKPLKPATHLRKKDQVTINWPYASSPGVTGGSRMLPEDIPLEIIYEDDDLFAVNKEAKFVTHPAPGHPNQTMMNAILHYHPGACITHRLDKGTSGVLLVAKNEWTLEKIQTQFKNRQIKKTYQALVWGKFKLLHGSFKTVIGRSLHDRKKMSSQTQKGREAHTDYRVLEELGPITFVEAYPKTGRTHQIRVHFKESHHPLVGDPVYGPRGDLPYVIEDFPHQALHAYQLELTHPRTKERLIIVAPLRQDMRELLNKLRLSLRGL; encoded by the coding sequence ATGGATCCATCACCGAAGCCATCGGTTCAACTCATCGTTGATGCAAGCGGTGAGGGGAAACGGGCCGACCAATTTATCAGCGAACGCTTTCGTATCACTCGTTCTAAAATTAAGCGGGGGATCGAAGCTCATACTATTTTACTCAACGACAAACCCCTTAAACCCGCCACCCATTTAAGAAAAAAAGATCAAGTAACGATTAATTGGCCATACGCGTCATCCCCCGGCGTGACCGGGGGATCCAGAATGTTACCGGAGGATATCCCATTAGAAATTATTTATGAAGACGACGATCTATTTGCAGTAAACAAAGAAGCAAAATTTGTCACTCACCCCGCACCTGGCCACCCCAATCAAACCATGATGAACGCCATTTTGCACTATCACCCTGGCGCCTGCATTACCCATCGCCTTGATAAAGGAACTTCAGGGGTGTTGTTGGTGGCCAAAAACGAATGGACTTTAGAAAAAATCCAAACTCAATTTAAAAACCGCCAAATTAAAAAGACCTATCAAGCCTTGGTATGGGGCAAATTCAAGCTCTTACATGGTTCTTTCAAAACGGTGATTGGCCGCAGCCTTCATGATCGCAAAAAAATGTCTTCGCAAACTCAAAAGGGCCGCGAAGCCCATACCGATTACCGAGTGCTCGAAGAATTAGGGCCCATCACTTTTGTCGAGGCTTATCCTAAAACCGGGCGCACCCATCAAATCCGAGTGCATTTTAAAGAAAGCCATCACCCCTTGGTAGGTGATCCGGTTTATGGCCCCCGCGGTGATTTGCCCTATGTGATTGAAGATTTTCCCCATCAAGCCTTACACGCCTATCAACTTGAGTTGACTCACCCCCGCACAAAAGAAAGATTGATCATTGTTGCCCCCTTGCGGCAAGATATGAGGGAGTTGCTTAACAAACTTAGACTGTCATTGCGAGGGCTATAA
- the pgeF gene encoding peptidoglycan editing factor PgeF, which produces MLTKSFTFDTHQINVLFTGKGFNLNSFRGLGFDQPLLLNQIHSDQIIEIENNSIMDPGSGPGMTENCYGKEGDGLVTSLPNVCLGIKTADCVPILLFDPSGTLAAVHAGWRGSAQQIVKQCVEEYFTADSRDKIKALIGPAICAKHYEVGEEVADLFKQYPDALHSGKENKFYLNLGRVNELQLLQAGLTLPNIETIPHCTFELTELYHSFRRDGASNERNYAIVMKKTLTKA; this is translated from the coding sequence ATGCTAACTAAATCCTTTACCTTCGACACACATCAGATCAACGTCCTTTTTACGGGCAAAGGATTTAATTTAAATTCATTCCGTGGTTTGGGATTTGATCAACCGTTATTGTTAAACCAAATCCATTCTGATCAAATTATTGAAATTGAAAATAATTCTATTATGGATCCCGGGTCTGGGCCCGGGATGACGGAGAACTGTTACGGCAAGGAAGGCGACGGCCTAGTCACTTCTTTACCCAATGTTTGTTTAGGCATCAAAACGGCTGATTGCGTGCCTATTTTGCTGTTTGACCCAAGCGGCACCCTAGCCGCAGTTCATGCGGGTTGGCGAGGGAGCGCCCAGCAAATTGTTAAACAATGTGTTGAAGAATATTTTACGGCTGATTCGCGTGATAAAATCAAGGCCCTGATTGGGCCGGCGATTTGCGCTAAACATTATGAAGTAGGGGAAGAAGTGGCCGATCTTTTCAAACAATACCCCGACGCCCTTCATTCAGGAAAAGAAAATAAATTTTACTTAAATTTGGGGAGGGTCAATGAGCTGCAGCTTTTACAAGCCGGCTTGACCCTCCCCAATATTGAAACCATCCCTCATTGCACCTTCGAATTAACCGAACTTTACCACTCTTTTCGAAGAGACGGCGCTTCTAACGAACGCAATTATGCAATCGTCATGAAGAAAACTTTAACTAAAGCGTAA
- a CDS encoding VWA domain-containing protein: MKLKQSRAFIALMVSIVSGGALSCGSSAGTGNDNLANATGMTIVNATKADDFSTSGNVNIGFVATDSSGNAILAQNTSGTPLRVAIDNIVVRSANAADGDITCSISSAFSTTITCTFASIATVSATTGTGSWALDIDSSGSMSGSDPSCLRVTASNSFYDELEADSASNQVAAYDFTTDSSLDATGCTGARATWAATTGFTDTSELLDWSATTSANNAAFSSAVATVGDGAGTPLYDSMTEVCTDMATNSSITSGNSKYILLLSDGDDSGGGSSSLADLNSCLSTNDITAYVIGLGSGAIDSVLQSIADANGGLYRPVSAASELAEVFAAFATAVNGGYNNATVTLSVHDSTVTGVEITITISIDGTSATDTVTITL; this comes from the coding sequence CACTGATGGTGAGTATTGTGAGTGGGGGCGCACTCTCTTGTGGAAGTTCAGCCGGAACTGGCAATGATAATCTGGCGAATGCAACCGGGATGACCATTGTAAATGCGACCAAGGCCGATGATTTTTCAACCAGTGGGAATGTGAATATTGGTTTTGTGGCTACCGATTCAAGTGGCAACGCTATCTTGGCACAAAACACATCGGGTACTCCACTTCGAGTGGCCATTGACAATATTGTGGTTCGTTCGGCCAATGCGGCAGATGGTGATATTACCTGCAGTATCAGCTCTGCCTTTAGTACCACCATTACCTGCACCTTTGCTTCCATTGCTACGGTGAGTGCCACCACAGGGACAGGTTCATGGGCCTTGGATATCGATAGTAGCGGAAGTATGTCGGGTAGCGACCCTTCTTGTTTAAGGGTTACAGCATCAAATTCTTTTTATGATGAATTAGAGGCAGATTCAGCCAGCAATCAAGTTGCGGCTTATGATTTTACGACAGATAGTTCTCTCGATGCGACTGGCTGTACGGGTGCTCGAGCAACTTGGGCAGCAACGACAGGTTTCACAGATACGAGTGAGTTGCTTGATTGGTCTGCAACCACGTCGGCTAACAATGCAGCCTTTTCCTCGGCAGTTGCCACGGTAGGAGATGGCGCAGGCACACCGCTTTATGATTCGATGACTGAGGTATGTACCGATATGGCTACGAACTCCTCGATCACTTCGGGTAATAGTAAATATATCCTTTTGCTTTCGGATGGTGACGATAGCGGTGGTGGTAGTAGCAGCTTAGCTGATCTGAACTCTTGTTTGAGTACCAACGATATTACAGCTTATGTCATTGGTTTGGGATCAGGTGCCATTGATAGCGTCTTACAAAGTATTGCTGATGCTAATGGTGGATTATATAGACCGGTGAGTGCAGCAAGCGAACTAGCAGAAGTTTTTGCTGCCTTTGCGACTGCGGTTAATGGAGGTTACAACAACGCAACCGTAACACTTTCTGTGCATGATTCTACGGTTACTGGGGTTGAAATTACCATTACTATTTCAATCGATGGTACGAGCGCCACCGATACGGTAACAATTACGCTTTAG